In one window of Nerophis ophidion isolate RoL-2023_Sa linkage group LG05, RoL_Noph_v1.0, whole genome shotgun sequence DNA:
- the LOC133553185 gene encoding low choriolytic enzyme-like isoform X1: protein MHLKSLAFVLLLKLITFSDALPDETQEVDNGDLHDKDDSTDTILKMNKGSSEIMLEGDLMLPRTRTAMKCYTETSSCLWRKSNNGNVEIPFVISDNYDAGERNTIVTSLKSMQAKTCIRFIPRTNQRDYISYEPRYGCSSMMGRMGDKQVVALQRFGCIQHGIILHETMHAMGFYHEHTRSDRDSHVRINWDNIETFNAYNFQKQKTNNLNVPYDYKSLMHYGRNAFGIKDRDTITPIPDASVEIGQRKRLSDYDILRINRLYKCRN, encoded by the exons ATGCATCTCAAGAGTCTCGCTTTCGTTCTTCTGCTGAAGCTCATCACTTTTAGCGATGCACTGCCAGACGAG ACGCAGGAAGTCGATAACG GGGACCTCCACGACAAGGATGACAGCACAGACACCATCCTCAAGATGAACAAAG GCTCTTCTGAGATCATGTTAGAGGGAGACTTGATGCTTCCGAGAACAAGGACCGCCATGAAGTGCTACACCGAAACGTCCAGCTGCCTGTGGCGTAAATCTAACAACGGCAACGTTGAGATCCCGTTTGTCATATCTGACAACTACG ACGCTGGCGAGAGGAACACTATTGTCACGTCCTTGAAGTCGATGCAGGCCAAAACTTGCATCCGCTTCATTCCACGAACCAATCAGCGTGATTACATAAGCTACGAGCCCAGATACGG GTGCTCCTCAATGATGGGCCGCATGGGAGACAAGCAGGTGGTGGCCCTGCAGCGGTTTGGCTGCATCCAACACGGCATCATCTTGCACGAGACCATGCACGCCATGGGCTTCTACCACGAGCACACTCGCAGTGACCGCGACAGCCACGTGCGCATCAACTGGGACAATATCGAGACAT TTAACGCATACAACTTCCAAAAGCAAAAAACCAACAACCTCAACGTCCCGTATGACTACAAATCTTTGATGCACTATGGAAG AAACGCCTTCGGGATAAAAGACAGAGACACCATCACCCCCATCCCCGACGCCTCTGTGGAAATAGGTCAGCGGAAAAGACTCTCTGACTACGACATTCTCAGAATCAACCGCTTGTACAAGTGCAGGAATTAA
- the LOC133553185 gene encoding low choriolytic enzyme-like isoform X2, translating into MNKGSSEIMLEGDLMLPRTRTAMKCYTETSSCLWRKSNNGNVEIPFVISDNYDAGERNTIVTSLKSMQAKTCIRFIPRTNQRDYISYEPRYGCSSMMGRMGDKQVVALQRFGCIQHGIILHETMHAMGFYHEHTRSDRDSHVRINWDNIETFNAYNFQKQKTNNLNVPYDYKSLMHYGRNAFGIKDRDTITPIPDASVEIGQRKRLSDYDILRINRLYKCRN; encoded by the exons ATGAACAAAG GCTCTTCTGAGATCATGTTAGAGGGAGACTTGATGCTTCCGAGAACAAGGACCGCCATGAAGTGCTACACCGAAACGTCCAGCTGCCTGTGGCGTAAATCTAACAACGGCAACGTTGAGATCCCGTTTGTCATATCTGACAACTACG ACGCTGGCGAGAGGAACACTATTGTCACGTCCTTGAAGTCGATGCAGGCCAAAACTTGCATCCGCTTCATTCCACGAACCAATCAGCGTGATTACATAAGCTACGAGCCCAGATACGG GTGCTCCTCAATGATGGGCCGCATGGGAGACAAGCAGGTGGTGGCCCTGCAGCGGTTTGGCTGCATCCAACACGGCATCATCTTGCACGAGACCATGCACGCCATGGGCTTCTACCACGAGCACACTCGCAGTGACCGCGACAGCCACGTGCGCATCAACTGGGACAATATCGAGACAT TTAACGCATACAACTTCCAAAAGCAAAAAACCAACAACCTCAACGTCCCGTATGACTACAAATCTTTGATGCACTATGGAAG AAACGCCTTCGGGATAAAAGACAGAGACACCATCACCCCCATCCCCGACGCCTCTGTGGAAATAGGTCAGCGGAAAAGACTCTCTGACTACGACATTCTCAGAATCAACCGCTTGTACAAGTGCAGGAATTAA